A genomic window from Brevibacillus agri includes:
- a CDS encoding YqaA family protein, whose protein sequence is MVQNVLDFLMEYGIWGVVIHSFADAIIFPVPVFFLQVSLSLIDPSSALWIATAGYIACLLGTPVGYYLGKLLGHSVLYKLLKKEWIDSATEMFQKRGEVAIFVGSFTPIPFKVFTILSGCLNYPLWKLIGYAAIGRAVKFYVVGFLFYYYGRMAENMVGHVSLYVFLLMIPILLIGLLVRKIRAKRQLLHTVNKQAGND, encoded by the coding sequence ATGGTTCAGAACGTTTTAGATTTTTTGATGGAATACGGCATTTGGGGAGTCGTCATCCATTCTTTTGCAGACGCCATCATCTTCCCCGTTCCCGTGTTCTTTCTGCAGGTTTCATTAAGCCTGATCGATCCATCCTCGGCTTTATGGATTGCTACGGCAGGATATATCGCCTGTCTGCTTGGAACACCAGTCGGTTACTATCTCGGCAAACTCTTGGGTCACTCTGTCCTGTACAAACTGCTCAAAAAAGAATGGATTGACTCGGCGACGGAGATGTTTCAAAAACGGGGCGAAGTCGCCATTTTTGTCGGCTCGTTTACGCCGATCCCGTTCAAAGTGTTTACGATCTTGTCCGGCTGTCTGAACTACCCGCTCTGGAAGCTGATTGGCTACGCGGCCATCGGAAGGGCTGTCAAATTTTACGTCGTCGGCTTCCTGTTTTATTATTATGGGCGGATGGCGGAAAACATGGTCGGTCATGTCTCCTTGTACGTGTTTTTGCTGATGATCCCGATTTTGTTGATAGGACTCCTGGTGCGAAAAATTCGGGCAAAAAGACAACTGCTGCATACGGTGAACAAGCAAGCGGGAAATGACTGA
- a CDS encoding PadR family transcriptional regulator: MNTLAYGLLGLVARTPSSGYDLMLQLQPFWQAKHSQIYPLLAKLEQEGYLEFTRIHQTDRPDKKVYSITEKGQIALQVWLSEPAAEPVVRDELVLKTYCLGLADENAAATMFVERIQQCREHLDMYEHYIQEYQADAVDHPHPPDHPDHPAFGEYILLSWGARRMKEDIAWCEWVLELLQKRR, encoded by the coding sequence TTGAACACACTCGCGTATGGACTCCTGGGGCTGGTCGCCCGCACGCCCAGTTCTGGCTACGATTTGATGCTCCAGCTTCAACCATTTTGGCAGGCCAAGCACAGCCAGATTTACCCGCTGCTGGCCAAGCTGGAACAGGAGGGCTACCTGGAGTTCACTCGCATCCACCAGACGGATCGTCCTGATAAAAAAGTGTATTCGATTACAGAAAAAGGGCAGATCGCGCTGCAAGTCTGGCTCAGTGAGCCGGCAGCAGAGCCTGTCGTCCGGGACGAGCTGGTCCTGAAAACGTACTGCCTCGGGCTCGCTGATGAAAATGCCGCTGCGACGATGTTTGTCGAGCGCATCCAGCAATGCCGCGAGCATCTGGACATGTACGAGCACTACATTCAGGAGTACCAGGCTGATGCTGTCGACCATCCCCACCCGCCCGACCACCCGGACCATCCGGCGTTTGGCGAGTACATTTTGCTCTCGTGGGGAGCGCGGCGGATGAAAGAAGACATCGCCTGGTGCGAATGGGTTCTGGAGCTGTTGCAAAAGCGCAGATAA
- a CDS encoding DMT family transporter → MKDQPKAILAALLNALIVGLSFLFVKMALTAASPLDTMAHRFTVALVAASIPLVCGWIRLSIKPRDMLSILPLALLYPALFFGLQTFGLVYTTSSEAGIITATVPIFTMIMAALFLKETSTWLQKLSTLLSVAGVVFIFAMKGAGVGMGDSIGTVLILLSALSLAGYSVLAKKMTKAFHYIDVTYMVSVIGFVSFNALALIRHGSEGTLSAFFVPFSHSPFVIAILYLGVLSSLVTSFMTNFALSKMEASKMSVFNNLSTIVTIAAGALFLQEQLAYYHLLGALMIILGVVGTNFLGNKQRAAQVGRTPKSPSL, encoded by the coding sequence TTGAAAGATCAACCAAAAGCGATACTGGCTGCCCTGCTGAATGCCCTGATCGTCGGCCTGTCTTTTCTATTCGTCAAAATGGCGCTCACGGCAGCAAGTCCGCTTGATACGATGGCGCACCGCTTTACGGTGGCGCTTGTCGCAGCTTCGATTCCGCTTGTGTGCGGCTGGATTCGGCTGTCGATCAAGCCGCGGGATATGTTGTCCATTCTGCCGCTTGCCTTGCTCTATCCGGCGCTCTTTTTCGGGCTGCAGACGTTCGGGCTGGTCTACACGACATCGTCGGAGGCGGGCATTATTACGGCGACAGTGCCGATCTTCACGATGATAATGGCCGCCTTGTTTCTGAAAGAGACGTCGACCTGGCTGCAAAAGCTGTCCACGCTCCTGTCTGTCGCGGGCGTCGTGTTCATTTTCGCGATGAAAGGAGCGGGGGTGGGGATGGGCGACAGCATCGGGACGGTTTTGATCCTGCTGTCGGCTCTTTCGCTGGCCGGGTATAGCGTGCTCGCCAAGAAGATGACAAAAGCCTTCCATTATATAGACGTAACGTATATGGTTTCGGTTATCGGTTTTGTGTCATTTAATGCGCTGGCTTTGATCCGGCACGGCTCGGAAGGAACGCTGTCCGCCTTTTTCGTGCCGTTCAGCCATTCGCCGTTCGTCATCGCAATCTTGTACTTGGGGGTGCTGTCTTCGTTGGTGACGTCGTTCATGACGAATTTTGCCCTCTCGAAAATGGAAGCGTCAAAAATGAGTGTATTCAACAACCTATCTACGATCGTGACGATTGCGGCTGGCGCGCTTTTCCTGCAAGAACAGCTCGCCTACTACCACCTGCTCGGCGCTCTCATGATTATTTTGGGCGTAGTCGGGACCAATTTCCTAGGGAACAAACAGCGCGCAGCACAGGTTGGGCGCACGCCAAAATCGCCTTCGCTGTAG
- a CDS encoding ATP-dependent Clp protease ATP-binding subunit, protein MQCEICKQRQATVSVHIQVQNNRQAYQLCKECHAKLGSKMGIGMGMGFTPFSSFSGLDEFLQGFAQAQAKGGKPKAQEPQVPDRGGILDELGRNLNDAARAGLIDPVIGRDQEIERVIEILNRRNKNNPVLIGEPGVGKTAIAEGLALRITEGQVPAKLKNKQVYVLDVASLVAGTGIRGQFEEKMKQVIAELQARKNVILFVDEIHLLVGAGSAEGSMDAGNILKPALARGELQLIGATTLKEYRIIEKDAALERRLQPVMVKEPTVEAAIEILQGLRPKYEAFHQVSYSDDVIRACVEYSHRYIQDRFLPDKAIDLMDEAGSRLNLRSSGADTAHLHERLAQINQEKKAATEQENYEQAARLRDEEAEILAKLDQLDGAANRVQVEVADIQEMIEQKTGIPVRKLQSDEQERMKNLAAHLEAKVIGQSEAVKQVAKAIRRSRAGLKPKNRPIASFLFVGPTGVGKTELSKALAEELFGTRDSMIRLDMSEYMEKHSVSKLIGSPPGYVGHEEAGQLTERVRRNPYSIILLDEIEKAHPDVMHMFLQILEDGRLTDSQGRTVNFKETVIIATSNAGVTERKISVGFGAESPKPGTVLDSLGAYFKPEFLNRFDSIISFAHLEKHDLVKIVELLLQDVMANLKEQGMELAVTDAAKEKLAELGYNPAFGARPLRRVISQYVEDGIADLVMEEADVRSIVVDVEEDRIRVKKA, encoded by the coding sequence ATGCAATGCGAAATCTGCAAACAACGACAAGCAACTGTTTCCGTTCATATACAAGTGCAAAACAACCGGCAAGCCTACCAGCTTTGCAAGGAATGCCACGCCAAGCTGGGCAGCAAAATGGGAATCGGCATGGGCATGGGCTTCACTCCGTTTTCCTCCTTCTCCGGTCTGGACGAGTTCCTGCAAGGCTTCGCCCAGGCGCAAGCGAAGGGCGGCAAGCCTAAAGCGCAAGAGCCGCAAGTACCGGACCGCGGCGGCATTCTCGACGAGCTGGGCCGCAATTTGAACGATGCGGCGCGCGCCGGGCTGATCGATCCGGTGATCGGACGCGACCAGGAAATCGAGCGCGTCATCGAGATTTTGAACCGCCGCAACAAAAACAACCCGGTTCTGATCGGGGAGCCAGGGGTAGGGAAGACGGCGATTGCGGAAGGACTGGCGCTGCGCATTACCGAAGGGCAAGTGCCTGCCAAGCTGAAAAACAAGCAGGTGTACGTGCTGGACGTCGCTTCGCTGGTAGCGGGCACAGGGATTCGCGGGCAGTTCGAGGAAAAGATGAAGCAAGTCATCGCCGAGCTGCAAGCGCGTAAAAACGTCATTTTGTTCGTCGATGAAATTCACCTGCTGGTAGGCGCTGGCTCTGCGGAAGGCTCCATGGACGCAGGCAACATCCTCAAGCCTGCCCTGGCGCGCGGCGAGCTGCAGTTGATCGGGGCTACCACATTGAAAGAGTACCGCATCATCGAAAAAGACGCTGCGCTGGAGCGCCGCCTGCAGCCAGTGATGGTCAAAGAGCCAACAGTGGAAGCCGCCATCGAAATTTTGCAAGGGCTGCGTCCGAAGTACGAGGCGTTCCACCAAGTCTCCTACTCCGACGACGTGATCCGGGCTTGCGTGGAATACTCGCACCGCTACATTCAGGACCGTTTCCTGCCTGACAAGGCGATTGACCTGATGGATGAAGCGGGCTCGCGCCTGAACCTGCGTTCGTCCGGGGCAGACACCGCCCACCTGCATGAGCGGCTGGCGCAAATCAACCAGGAGAAAAAAGCCGCGACCGAGCAAGAAAACTACGAGCAAGCAGCCCGCCTGCGCGACGAGGAAGCAGAAATTCTCGCCAAGCTCGATCAACTGGATGGAGCGGCCAATCGCGTGCAGGTCGAAGTGGCAGACATTCAGGAGATGATCGAGCAAAAGACAGGCATTCCGGTCCGCAAGCTGCAAAGCGACGAGCAAGAGCGGATGAAAAATTTGGCGGCGCATCTCGAAGCCAAAGTGATCGGTCAGTCCGAAGCCGTCAAACAGGTCGCCAAGGCGATTCGCCGCAGCCGCGCCGGACTGAAGCCGAAAAACAGACCGATTGCCTCCTTCCTGTTCGTCGGGCCGACTGGCGTAGGGAAAACCGAGCTGTCCAAGGCGCTCGCCGAGGAGCTGTTCGGTACGCGCGATTCGATGATCCGTCTCGACATGAGCGAGTACATGGAGAAGCATTCCGTCTCCAAGCTGATCGGTTCGCCACCAGGGTATGTGGGCCACGAGGAAGCAGGGCAGTTGACCGAGCGCGTGCGCCGCAACCCGTACAGCATCATTTTGCTCGATGAGATTGAAAAGGCACACCCTGACGTCATGCACATGTTCCTGCAAATTTTGGAGGACGGCCGCTTGACAGACAGCCAGGGCCGCACCGTGAACTTCAAGGAAACCGTCATTATCGCGACGAGCAACGCGGGTGTGACCGAGCGCAAAATCTCCGTCGGCTTCGGAGCAGAGTCGCCTAAGCCTGGCACCGTGCTCGACTCGCTGGGCGCGTACTTCAAGCCGGAATTTTTGAACCGCTTCGACTCGATCATTTCTTTCGCTCATCTGGAAAAACACGATCTGGTCAAAATCGTCGAGCTGCTGCTGCAAGATGTCATGGCAAATCTGAAAGAGCAAGGCATGGAGCTTGCCGTTACAGACGCCGCCAAGGAAAAGCTGGCAGAGCTGGGCTACAACCCCGCATTCGGGGCGCGTCCGCTGCGCCGTGTCATTTCGCAGTACGTAGAGGACGGCATCGCCGACCTGGTGATGGAGGAAGCGGATGTGCGCTCGATCGTAGTCGATGTCGAGGAAGACCGCATTCGCGTGAAAAAAGCATAA